tgTGGTTGGATCGTTAGATGGACTGTGGTACCCCAGCCCACcatggttcaagtcctggtgctcacatttattcctggatttatttcaggatatccgttgatgcgcattcagtgggaggagacgtttccgtcgacgacgaggtgcccacGGTGACttagtaaatttcaagatgatatgtcggcttagTTTTTCGGAGGTTCTCataagggtagggtgtgcgtgtgtgcgttcataggggtgagtgcatgcgcgtgtatatgagcgcttgcgtctgtactgtgttcaataaaaggtgtattagttttttccAAGCAAAAATGATAATGTAAGGTGTATTTCTTTTTTCCATGCAGTTTTCCTTGCGTGCCCTTCAACCATCCATTACATGCCATAGATAAAAAGTACTACGTAGTTCCCAGTAGGAAGGTCGTAGAAAAGAATCTCTCTCCCTAATTGCATGCACTCACATTTCTCTCTATCCCATCCCACTGATTGATTTTAATCTGGTGCTGCAAGATTCAGTTGCCTTTTGTTATCCCACTCGTTATTTTGTTGCCCCTAATTAACCATCTAACTACCTAATTAGTTAAAGGTATTTTTGTCCAAAATTCTCCTcaattatgtgccttggtcaccgcaccaaacaaatacaccttatataaaggaatgcaGGGAGTATTAGTATTGATTACCCCGATATAAAAGAACTGACAGACCATttcttaaaaaaaatcaaataacaaAAAATATTTAGAATACAGTTTGCATGCCAGGTTACTACCTCTTCCCATTTAGTATTGTCAAATTGCACAGCCATTAGGATATTCATTGATGGCGGGTTCGAATCTTGATAGTGCACTTAACAGTTTGTATAAAAGAACAATTCTGGACATTTTTTAGAATGGTCGAATTTTCCTCTAAGTATAGTTTTTCACGGTGTTTCCATTTGTTCCATTCGTTTAAGTTTTTGTCTTGTGTCTTACAAGCCATTTTAATCGTTTCAGTGGAACCAATGGGGATTCATTGCCTGCTTATTATTTTTGTTGTGGTACCATGTTGGAATGTCTCAACATGCTTAAATGAATTTGTATacttttttttgaaacgaggcaaaagacttgccatttttaTTGATTAACAAGAAGGGTGAAGTTCAATACAAAATCGCCTAGGCGATAACAGATACAATGGCTACTCTAGTAGCATTGCATTACCCAAATGCCTCGCACCAGCTAGGACCCAGATAGCCGTTTCATCCTTGATGATATGCACAACAACCTCCACCAGCGCTGCCTTGGCCTTGAAAACACGAGCATTCATTTCCTTCCAAATCTCTCAAGCAAGGAGGCTAACGCTTTCTGTGCATTGTTGGTTAGGGTATCCTCCCACCACTAGGAAAAACATTGCAAGGCAAATAGGCGAGAGGATAAATGCGGGGGATTTGTGTTCTAAGGATAGGACATCCCAAATGTTGACCAAATTGAAAACGGGAAGATGGAAAGGGGGCGGATCAGAATTTATAATTTATCTTCCACTGACGCCGAGCAACATTAAGGTATACATGCATCGGTGcatgctttgcatcttaaatgaaTCTGTATACTGCCACCACTTGGAAAAACATTGCAAGGCAattagacatgaggttgaatccaggGTATTTTCTTTCTAATGAGAAGGACATCTCAAAATGTTGACCAAATTCAAACCGGGCGGATGGAAAGGCGGCGGATCGGAATTATCTTCTCGGCGAGGGGCGACACTGAGCAACGTTGAGGTATATCTGCATCGGTGCATGCTTATCAGCATCCCCAACCGTCCACCTGCTCTGCTTCTGCTGCCTTTAAATATTTGGCACCTCCTTCGATCCCTCCCATCTCACAACACAGTGCATAATTGTTGTCTGCTGCTTAGTTTGTCCCATACACAGGTGGAAGCTCTTATCTACCTGTGTATTAAGACTTATCAGGTCGACGACCAAGGTAAGTCCCTAAACCTATGTCTATGTCTATTCATCAGTGGCCTGTACTTTTCTTATATCCAAGTCACACTTTTTCTTAAGCTTCTGGATTAGCATCCACCCATCTTAATATCCTTGTACTCTTTATAACCTTCCTGCGAAAAAACAGATTTATGTATAACCTAACCTGTGCATACAAGAAAAACGAACTAATAAGTTCATTTGTTATGCACACCTTCAAAAAGTGCAATCTTACACTTTGTAGTGTGTAATGGGTGATTCAAATTTTCCAAACTTCCAAAAAAACAAGAAATTAGAAAAAAAAATACATCTATTTACTTATATTTATTTTTTGTATTATCAAATAAGACAAAATATAATAAATGTTAACCATAATTCAAGCTAAGCATTTCCCCATTGCCaataagaaaaacaaaagaagaaaGTTACTttatgcccctatatatagtgtgcAGTGACAAATTAAGTGTCCTAGTATACTAGAGATGTGATTAACATTGCTACTGATAGCATGGAATATTCTTTGTTTTATTCACGTCACAAAATGGCTTTTTTTTTGTTTACCCATGTTGAGAAATTGAAAAAAATGCATTGTGCTTCTTTCTTGGAGTTTTTGAGCTTTTTCTATGATTACTAGAGATGATAGATACATCTTCAGTGCTTTATTGGCACATCTAAGCTTTTAGTGCACACAACGTACAGTGACTGAAATATATAGCAGGTTACTGCACCGAGACCATGGCAGGCAGCTCACCGAAGGTTAGTGAGATCCGGTGTGCGCAGCGTGCGGAAGGCTCCGCGGCAATGCTGGCTATCGGAACAGCAAATCCGGCGAACAAGGTGTCCCAAGAAGAGTACCCTGACTATTATTTCGGCGTTACCAAGAGCGAGCACCTTACTGACCATAAAGACACATTCAAGATAATATGTAAGCACCCAAACATACTGAAATATCTAAGCAGACACGTATGATCTGACATGATTTATGTTGTTGGGTTTTTGGATCTCTAAAACTGATATCAGGTGGTCTAACGGGCACGGAGAATCGTTTCTTCTACCACACGGATGAACTGCTCAACTCCCACCCTGTCTTGCTGGAGAACACGTCACCGTCCCGTGAGGCTCGGCATGATATCGTGGCCAAGGCTGCTCCAGAGcttgcggcagcagcagcaaagaagGCCATCGCAAAGTGGGGCCGTCCGGCCAGTGACATCACCCACCTTATCGTCAGCACCAACTCTGACGCTGGCGCCCCAAGCGCTGACGTACGCTTGGTTTCACTCCTTGGCCTTCGCGCCGATGTCTGTCGTACCATGCTCCATCTTAACGGCTGCTTCGCCGGCTGCTCTGCCTTGCGCCTAGCCAAGGACCTTGCTGAGAATAACTGTGGGGCACGCGTCCTCGTAGCTTGCGTGGAGCTCGCCATTTCTGGCTTCTGCAGCCCCGGTGAAGGGGACTGCTTAGACACCCTCATCACTCATGCGTTGTTTGGTGATGGGGCAGGCGCGGTAATCGTCGGCGCCGACCCCATGCACCCCATCGAGAATCCTCTGTTTGAGATGGTGTCCGTCTCTCAGACCCTCGTGCCGAGCACTGAGAATGTGCTCACCCTGAACTTGGGGAGCAATGGCACTCATGGGAAAGTTTACACCAAACTGCCCACACTGGTAGCAGACACCATGGAACCTTGTCTTCTGGAAGCGTTTGGTCCACTTGCGATGGACTTCCAATGGAATGACCTCTTCTGGGCAGTGCACCCTGGCAGCCGTGGGATCTTGGACCAACTTGACAAGACACTCCAGTTGGAGCCCACGAAGCTAGCGGCGAGCAGAACTGTCGTACAGAAGTTTGGGAACATGTTTAGCGCCACCCTGATCTTCGTGCTTGATGAGCTACAGCGTCGAATCGAGGAGGAAGGAGAGCAAGCTGAGTGGGGGGCCATGGTGGGATTTGGACCAGGCTTCACTATCGAGACCATGGTGCTCCATGCAACCGGGGCTCTCAAGAAAAATTAGCGCTTCGTCGTTAAGCTATGTACGCAGCAGCGGAGAATAAGATTAAAGTCTGTGTGCCCAACTATTTTAATTGTTCTCATCCAAAAGTTATTTTGATTGGATCTGTAACCTATATGGTTACCAAATCAAATATCAACTACCTCCAATAATGTACGATGTTATGGTTTGTGCTGATTTTGACAGCCATTAATGAATCTATATTGCAAGACAGTGTAAAAGTATTGCTCACATG
Above is a window of Triticum dicoccoides isolate Atlit2015 ecotype Zavitan unplaced genomic scaffold, WEW_v2.0 scaffold28142, whole genome shotgun sequence DNA encoding:
- the LOC119345768 gene encoding bisdemethoxycurcumin synthase-like produces the protein MAGSSPKVSEIRCAQRAEGSAAMLAIGTANPANKVSQEEYPDYYFGVTKSEHLTDHKDTFKIICGLTGTENRFFYHTDELLNSHPVLLENTSPSREARHDIVAKAAPELAAAAAKKAIAKWGRPASDITHLIVSTNSDAGAPSADVRLVSLLGLRADVCRTMLHLNGCFAGCSALRLAKDLAENNCGARVLVACVELAISGFCSPGEGDCLDTLITHALFGDGAGAVIVGADPMHPIENPLFEMVSVSQTLVPSTENVLTLNLGSNGTHGKVYTKLPTLVADTMEPCLLEAFGPLAMDFQWNDLFWAVHPGSRGILDQLDKTLQLEPTKLAASRTVVQKFGNMFSATLIFVLDELQRRIEEEGEQAEWGAMVGFGPGFTIETMVLHATGALKKN